One window of Athalia rosae chromosome 2, iyAthRosa1.1, whole genome shotgun sequence genomic DNA carries:
- the LOC105687766 gene encoding N(G),N(G)-dimethylarginine dimethylaminohydrolase 1 isoform X2 yields the protein MSIYRYTHAVVCRIPLSLRTRGEVTLDEARKQHETFVRLLRDLGLDVVELPPDENSPLCAFVEDISVVCNGIALIARPNEPSRTKEIETIRAVLKKELDIPLVEIADQNARLDGGDVLFTGREFFVGLSQFTNEAGARAVAAAFPEYPCVPIKVAESKRLKALVSMAGPDVICVGAGKESQEVLKRIEREATYTYQTLTVPEDAAANVVYVNGTLIHRHEAEIPDSCKVFADKVEFPTKSLQISELAKVSSGLSSCCLLVRRPRHILSI from the exons ATGTCGATTTATCGTTATACTCACGCTGTAGTCTGCAGGATTCCCTTATCCCTACGAACCAGAGGAGAAGTTACACTTGATGAGGCCAGAAAACAGCACGAAACATTTGTTCGATTGCTCCGGGACCTGGGACTTGATGTTGTCGAACTTCCTCCGGACGAGAACTCACCCTTGTGCGCTTTCGTCGAAGATATATCTGTAGTGTGTAATGGTATTGCTCTCATTGCCAGGCCAAACGAACCTTCACGGACCAAAGAG ATCGAAACCATTCGAGCTGTGCTTAAAAAGGAGTTGGATATTCCATTGGTCGAAATAGCGGATCAAAATGCCAGGCTCGATGGAGGGGATGTTCTGTTTACAG gacgtgaattttttgttggATTATCCCAATTCACAAATGAGGCTGGTGCCAGAGCAGTTGCAGCAGCATTTCCAGAATATCCCTGTGTACCCATCAAG GTTGCAGAATCAAAACGTTTGAAGGCTCTGGTAAGTATGGCTGGACCTGACGTTATTTGTGTTGGAGCAGGAAAAGAATCGCAAGAAGTTCTAAAG CGAATCGAGCGTGAAGCAACATACACTTACCAAACATTAACGGTACCGGAAGATGCTGCCGCTAACGTTGTTTACGTTAACGGAACTTTGATCCATCGTCACGAAGCTGAAATTCCAGATTCATGCAAGGTTTTTGCAGATAAGGTTGAGTTCCCTACAAAATCACTCCAGATATCCGAGTTAGCCAAAGTAAGTTCTGGTCTTTCTTCTTGCTGTTTATTGGTACGCAGACCGAGACATATTCTTAGCATTTAg
- the LOC105687835 gene encoding ER lumen protein-retaining receptor translates to MNIFRLLGDLSHLLAIIVLLLKIWKTRSCAGISGKSQILFAIVYTARYLDLVTTYISAYNTFMKLIFVVAAYATVYLMYIKFKATYDHNHDTFRLEFLIIPTLALALLINHELTLLEVLWTFSIYLESVAILPQLFLVSKTGEAESITSHYLFALGSYRGLYLLNWVYRYYAEDHYDLIAIVAGLVQTVLYCDFFYLYITKVLKGKKLQLPA, encoded by the exons atgaatatatttcgGCTATTGGGTGACCTTTCCCATCTTCTCGCAATCATTGTGCTTCTGCTAAAGATATGGAAGACGAGAAGTTGTGCCG GTATCAGTGGCAAGTCACAGATTTTGTTTGCCATTGTCTACACGGCGCGCTACCTTGACTTGGTCACCACCTATATCTCTGCGTATAACACATTCATGAAACTCATCTTCGTCGTTGCAGCTTATGCGACAGTTTATCTTATGTACATCAAGTTTAAGGCTACCTATGACCACAACCACGATACATTCAG ATTGGAGTTTCTTATCATTCCAACCCTTGCATTGGCGCTGTTGATTAACCATGAACTTACTTTATTGGAAGTTCTGTGGACGTTTAGCATTTACTTGGAATCCGTTGCTATTTTACCTCAACTATTTTTGGTGTCAAAGACAGGAGAGGCTGAGAGCATCACCAGTCACTACCTCTTTGCTCTCGGTTCTTATAGAGGTCTTTATCTCTTAAATTGGGTTTACCGCTACTATGCTGAGGACCATTATGATCTCATTGCCATAGTAGCTGGTCTAGTTCAGACTGTTTTATATTGCGATTTCTTCTACCTTTATATCACCAAAGTGCTCAAGGGCAAGAAGCTACAGCTACCCGCCTAa
- the LOC105687834 gene encoding DNA polymerase subunit gamma-2, mitochondrial, which yields MKADQILSALGKGFLSTTQTELIFGPYGQLLLRNIEDSWWKQCVVSSKYNIYPTKISQVPWTLECLRDTSGAALPFGLVSVEKVKGVMKPCTVFGLPLPASCQTMTLTTIGDKKSVKDLFYRKQRERKAWWRKFSSNPSRFVIGNSEKDGTREIVDIKVCFPQQNLTIETVSFGKAQDYLQDSYPGVLSESYVVEHVTSSELAFLAFLCDGYVEDGDSLHIHPKLAPFKALITTECKSDDGELIRELAIYLNHQLKADYLNTIVSSNSNDAKIFRTPYVIIVDNESLKSGIVRVTCQLTTISEKVHITELVKYIEAICCR from the exons ATGAAGGCTGACCAAATATTGTCAGCCCTAGGCAAAGGCTTTCTGAGCACGACGCAAACTGAATTAATCTTTGGTCCATATGGGCAGCTTCTTCTACGAAATATTGAAGATAGCTGGTGGAAGCAGTGTGTCGTATCCTCAAAGTATAATATTTACCCaacaaaaatttcccaagttCCATGGACTCTAGAATGTCTACGGGACACTAGTGGCGCTGCCTTACCATTTGGATTGGTATCAGTGGAAAAAGTCAAAGGAGTAATGAAGCCCTGCACAGTGTTCGGATTGCCTCTGCCAGCCTCATGCCAAACAATGACGTTAACAACAATTGGCGACAAGAAATCGGTCAAAGATTTGTTCTATAGAAAGCAGAGGGAGCGCAAAGCTTGGTGGCGTAAGTTTAGCAGTAATCCATCGAGGTTTGTCATTGGGAATTCTGAAAAAGATGGAACTCGTGAAATTGTTGATATAAAGGTCTGTTTTCCGCAGCAAAATTTGACCATCGAGACTGTTTCTTTTGGTAAAGCTCAAGACTATTTGCAG GACAGCTACCCAGGTGTTCTTAGTGAGTCATATGTCGTGGAGCATGTCACGTCTTCGGAACTAGCGTTCTTAGCATTCTTATGTGACGGATATGTGGAGGATGGCGATTCTTTGCACATTCACCCTAAGCTAGCTCCCTTTAAAGCATTGATAACAACAGAATGCAAATCTGATGATGGAGAGTTGATCAGGGAATTGGCTATTTATCTCAATCATCAATTGAAGGCAGATTACCTTAACACAATTGTGTCATCCAACAGCAatgatgcaaaaatttttcgtactcCTTATGTCATCATAGTTGACAATGAGAGTTTGAAAAGCGGCATAGTCCGAGTAACTTGTCAATTGACGACCATTAGTGAAAAAGTGCATATTACAGAATTAGTAAAATATATTGAAGCAATATGCTGCAGGTAG
- the LOC105687837 gene encoding glutamyl-tRNA(Gln) amidotransferase subunit C, mitochondrial, which yields MEKFVRIICNTCKRKYQSRYYATKFSEDVEKIAPTVNDISIEQLERLSLVNFGSKEGIARLRAAIHFADQLRSIKLEDDIQPMYTVLENEKLYLREDKVSDGGYAKKVLKNAALTEEGYFVAPPGNVPVDLTDGKI from the coding sequence ATGGAGAAATTCGTACGAATAATTTGTAACACGTGTAAGAGAAAATATCAAAGTCGCTATTACGCCACAAAATTTTCGGAGGATGTGGAGAAAATCGCTCCGACTGTAAACGATATATCTATAGAACAGTTGGAGAGGTTATCGTTGGTTAATTTTGGTAGCAAGGAAGGTATTGCGAGGCTAAGAGCAGCCATCCACTTCGCGGATCAGCTACGCTCCATAAAACTTGAAGACGACATTCAGCCTATGTATACGGtattggaaaacgaaaaactgtaTCTGAGGGAAGACAAAGTTTCAGATGGTGGTTACGCTAAAAAGGTTTTGAAGAATGCGGCATTGACTGAGGAGGGATATTTTGTAGCACCCCCTGGAAACGTCCCGGTTGATCTTACTGACGGAAAGATCTAA
- the LOC105687766 gene encoding N(G),N(G)-dimethylarginine dimethylaminohydrolase 1 isoform X1, protein MSIYRYTHAVVCRIPLSLRTRGEVTLDEARKQHETFVRLLRDLGLDVVELPPDENSPLCAFVEDISVVCNGIALIARPNEPSRTKEIETIRAVLKKELDIPLVEIADQNARLDGGDVLFTGREFFVGLSQFTNEAGARAVAAAFPEYPCVPIKVGDGGEEVIVETLTSAPLQVAESKRLKALVSMAGPDVICVGAGKESQEVLKRIEREATYTYQTLTVPEDAAANVVYVNGTLIHRHEAEIPDSCKVFADKVEFPTKSLQISELAKVSSGLSSCCLLVRRPRHILSI, encoded by the exons ATGTCGATTTATCGTTATACTCACGCTGTAGTCTGCAGGATTCCCTTATCCCTACGAACCAGAGGAGAAGTTACACTTGATGAGGCCAGAAAACAGCACGAAACATTTGTTCGATTGCTCCGGGACCTGGGACTTGATGTTGTCGAACTTCCTCCGGACGAGAACTCACCCTTGTGCGCTTTCGTCGAAGATATATCTGTAGTGTGTAATGGTATTGCTCTCATTGCCAGGCCAAACGAACCTTCACGGACCAAAGAG ATCGAAACCATTCGAGCTGTGCTTAAAAAGGAGTTGGATATTCCATTGGTCGAAATAGCGGATCAAAATGCCAGGCTCGATGGAGGGGATGTTCTGTTTACAG gacgtgaattttttgttggATTATCCCAATTCACAAATGAGGCTGGTGCCAGAGCAGTTGCAGCAGCATTTCCAGAATATCCCTGTGTACCCATCAAG GTGGGTGATGGTGGCGAAGAGGTGATAGTGGAGACTTTAACCTCGGCCCCACTTCAG GTTGCAGAATCAAAACGTTTGAAGGCTCTGGTAAGTATGGCTGGACCTGACGTTATTTGTGTTGGAGCAGGAAAAGAATCGCAAGAAGTTCTAAAG CGAATCGAGCGTGAAGCAACATACACTTACCAAACATTAACGGTACCGGAAGATGCTGCCGCTAACGTTGTTTACGTTAACGGAACTTTGATCCATCGTCACGAAGCTGAAATTCCAGATTCATGCAAGGTTTTTGCAGATAAGGTTGAGTTCCCTACAAAATCACTCCAGATATCCGAGTTAGCCAAAGTAAGTTCTGGTCTTTCTTCTTGCTGTTTATTGGTACGCAGACCGAGACATATTCTTAGCATTTAg
- the LOC105687761 gene encoding ER lumen protein-retaining receptor-like has protein sequence MRIFQALGDAFHLLALVILPFEIWKTGSCLGISGKSQILHAIVCTTRYMDLLFFYISIYNTTMKLIFIFGTYMTVFLIYVTYSHTYDRDHDTFRVQFLVIPALALALLVNHDHYNIIEISWAFSVYLEAVAILPHLFLVAKTGEAKRFTSHYLWALKTYRGFYIANWIYRYYVEWHYDSIQVTAGVVQMIFYCDVFHLSRIEKGPKLPIDSQVKS, from the exons ATGAGGATATTCCAAGCACTAGGTGACGCATTTCACCTCCTTGCACTTGTCATACTTCCCTTTGAAATATGGAAGACTGGAAGTTGTCTCG GTATCAGTGGCAAGTCTCAAATTTTACATGCGATTGTATGCACAACACGCTACATGGATCTACTATTCTTCTATATCTCAATTTATAACACAACGATGAAGCTAATCTTTATTTTTGGCACATACATGACagtttttctaatttacgTCACTTATAGTCATACTTATGACAGAGATCACGATACGTTCAG AGTGCAGTTTCTTGTGATTCCAGCACTGGCACTGGCACTACTGGTGAATCATGACCACTATAACATCATAGAGATATCTTGGGCTTTCAGCGTTTACCTGGAAGCTGTAGCTATTTTGCCACACCTCTTTTTGGTCGCAAAGACTGGAGAGGCTAAGCGTTTCACAAGCCATTATCTTTGGGCTCTCAAAACTTACAGAGGTTTTTATATTGCAAATTGGATCTACCGTTACTACGTAGAATGGCACTATGATTCAATCCAGGTCACTGCCGGCGTTGTCcaaatgatattttattgtgACGTCTTTCATTTGAGCCGGATTGAAAAGGGTCCCAAGCTACCAATTGACTCCCAAGTGAAGTCGTAG